The sequence GAAAATGTACAGCGATATTCATCATTTTAAAGATATTGGGTTAAATAAGACTCAAGTAGCTAATAGGCTTAATCTAAATTACAAAACAGTAAGAAAGTACTGGGACGTTACCCCAGATGAATTTTTGGAAATACAGAAAAGTAGAAAAGCAAGAAAGCTTGATAAGTATCATGATCCTATCTTGACCTGGTTAAAACAGTTTCCAGATATAAGCACTGCTCAAATACATGACTGGCTGCTAGAACATTACCAGGATAAAACAATTAAAGACCGTACTCTTAGAAACTACATTATGGATCTTAGAAAAAAACATAACATACCAAAACAGCGTACTGCTAGACAGTATCAAGCGGTAGTAGATCCCCCAATGGGTTATCAGTTGCAAGTTGATTTCGGAGAAACGAAACTACGTAGCACTAACGGTGGTAAAACTAAAGTTTATGGCATGGGAGCAGTACTATCAAATAGTAGATTTAAGTACAGTGAGTGGGTGGACAAGCCCTTTACCACATCAACACTGATAAGCATGCTGAACCACTGTTTTGAGTATATTGGAGGAGTTCCTAAGGAGTTAGTATTTGACCAAGATAAAATTGCAACGGTTAATGAAAACTATGGTGATATCATATACACATATGAATTTGAGAAGTATAAAAAGACAATGGGATTCAAAGTTCATTTATGTAAGGCTTATGATCCGGAGAGTAAAGGTTATGTTAAGACTTTCGTTATGTAAAGTCTTGAAAAAAGACCTTAAAGTAACGAAAGTCCTAAGCAAATATCTTTACATAATCATCAGCGGTTGAATGTTTTTAGCCACTGTTTTAAATCAGTATTGTTATCCCATTGTGCTTTTTCCGGTGGAACAATCTCCTTGCTAGCAGCTTCAATAGCTTCACGCTTTCTGCTTACTTCTGCTTTTGCGTAAACTTCCGTAGTTTTAACACTGACATGACCTAGTAAATCCCGTATGTAAATTAGGTCAACCCCAGAATCAACGAGTCCCATAGCCGTTGTATGTCTCATTTTGTGAGGACTAAAATCCGCTGGAATTATCTCCGAATTAATTTCTCTAGCACGTTTCGCATATTTACCGACAAGGTAATTTATACCCTGTCTAGTTAATTGGCTTTTCATATGGTTCTTAAACAACCATTCACTAAGTTTTTCTTGCCTATCATATCCTTCTTGTACTAAATATTGGTGGATGAAAGGAATGATATCCTTCATAAGTGGTACATAGCGGCTTTTATGCCCTTTACCGCGAAGTAAAAGCGTGTATGGTTCATAAAGGGATAAATCTTTTACCCGGATACTTATGAGTTCGCTGACACGCATGCCTGTAGTATAGAGAAGGGACAACATGACATAATCTCGCAACCCTCCAGAAGAAGCGACATCTATCTGAGACATCATTAATTTTACCCCATCTGTTTTCATGTAGGATATTTCTTTCTGCGGTGCTTTTTTTATCGGAATCCCTACGATTCGTTGATAATTATCTAGACACTCAGGAAATTCATACATTAGAAACCTTACAAAACTATTGATTGCTGCCTGCCTCTGGTTCCTTGTTGATATACTGTTTAGACGTTGTTTCTGAAGCCATTCCAGGAATAGAAGTACGTTCTTATACGAAAGGTCAGACATCTGTACTCTGTTTGCAGAAATATTAAGTTCTTCCTGCAAGCACGTCAAGAAAAGTATAAAAGTGTATCTGTAAGAATCAATTGTTAATGGTGTCATACCCTTAACATTTGGAAGGTAAACGGTAAAATATTTGTTAAGGTACATTGCAAAATCAGTGGATTTCATGTTTGTCCACCTCGCCGAACACCTTATTTACTTTGTCTTTAAAACGATCCTCAATATACGGATACAGACTCATTGTCAGTCGAACATATCTCTCAGTAGCATATATTGTTTTGTGGCCGAGATAACTGGATAGAATGGGGAGCGCTACGTACATATCTAGGCCAGAATCAACCATTTGCTTAAATGATTGCACAGAAAAAGTATGACGCCAGTCGTGCAGTCTTGGACCTCTTCCTCCACCAATATACGGAATTCTTGCTTTTTGAAGGAAAAGCCTATGACGTTCATAAAGAGCCTCACCATCTAATCGGCTTCCATTAGACTTGGTAAATATATAGTCTTTTTCATCTAAAAGGTAAAAACATTTTTGTGCATACTGACACATAAGACCGGCCATCTCTTCGTTTAACACGATATAACGCTCATTATTGTTCTTTGTTTCAAATAGCTTAATGATTCCATCCTCAAGGTCCACATCCTGTTTTCTGATACCAAGCGTTTCGTTAATTCTAGTTCCACAGCAGTAGAGTAATCGGAAAAGGATTGGTAGTTGAATGCTGTCCTTACGATTACGTGCAGATTCATATGTATCAACTGCATGAAAATATCTTGCTATCTCATCTTCCGCATAAATATATGGTTGGAAATCTGTTTGCTTGAAACATACATCTCTTGTCACAAAGATTTCATATCCTTTACGACAGAGATAGATCAGAAATTGCTTAATTCCATTGATTCGAGAATAATGGGTGGTACTAGCTTCGTTTTCTTTCCGTTGAATCCATTTCATTGCATGTTGACTATTGAATACTGGCTGAAGTATTTCATTTTCAGTACAAAATCGGTCAAACAGCCGTAAATGCTTGCAAAAACTTACTTCTTTATGACCCGTTGCTACCATATGGTCTAAATAATGATACATTTCCTCAGAAAAAATAGATTTAAACATTGGTCTACTCATGCTTACACCTCCCTGCCATGTAATGTTTTGAAGATATTATTGGCAAGGAAAGTGGGCATAATCGTAACTTTTCGATATCTACTTTCAGATATATCTTGGTTGTTTCAGTATTCTGGTGTCCAAGCACGGAACTGATTATGGGCATAGATACATTCTTTTTTAGCATGTTTGTAGCTAGGCTGTGGCGTAGAGAATGTGGACCGTGTTTCTTGTTTTTCCAGTTCTTTATGTTTGCCTTACGCATGTACTTCGTTACAATAGAATGTATCGTCGGTGTTGAAAGTGGCCGACCCCTTTTTGATGATTCTGTGGAAACGATGATTTCCTGTACATCTGTTGACGGCCTACCGTGCTTCAAATAGTCAATAATGGCATTACCAATTGAAGATAGTAGAGGATATTCTACTGCCATATCAGTTTTATGTTGGTTGAAACAAACGATATTTTTCTCCCAGTCTATTTGGTTAAACTGAAAGTTCACAATATCATTTGATCGCCATCCATATTCAGCGGCAAGGAGCAAAATCAAATAATCCCTTTTCCCAGTGGCAGAGGTTCGCTCAACTGAGGAAATGATTGTGCGAATTTCGTCTTCTTCGTAAGTTGTGGGGAGCTTACAGTTATGGTTGTAATTATCTTTTAAAATTAACAACGAACTGTCTGATTTGGAAATTCCATTTTCATATGCATATCTAAAATAAATGCGTAGCGCTGAACCGCAGTTGTGCCTAGATGCGAGTGAATATTTCATAGAACTAAAAAAATCCTCCATTGTTTCAACAGAAAGATTATTCAATTTAAGCGATTTTTTTTCTAGATAACAGAAGAAATCATATAAATACTGTTCCTTATTTTTGAGTGTACTCTCAGAAAGATTTTTTTCACTTCTAAGGTAGGATAGATACAATAACATTTCATTGCCTATATCTCCATAAAAAACTCTCTCAATTCGTGGCGTACGGAATTCAAAATCACCATCCTTTTGATAAGAAGAGAGCATACGGACTGCACGTAAACGTAGCTTTTTACCGTTCGCTAGACCCTTGACAGAAATATGGGTCCCTAAAGTCTCATCTAAGTATTGGAAACCAATAGACTCGGTAAAATCCTTAAACTTGTTTAAAGTCATCCATTTTGTAAGATTCCCCCACTCCGCTAGGATACTTCGCTGATATGAAGCATTATACTGCCGAATGTTCAACTCATCTTCACACAAAGTAATCAATGTCTTAAAATCTGTTATCATAAATCAAACCCTCCTTGTGATGTTTAATTTATAAATAACACTTCTAATCAATTATTATGTAAAGATGTATCAGCATCAATCATAGTATTTTAGAGTTTTAGTTTCATCAGCTTTACATAACGAAAGTCTTAACATAACCTTTATTATGTTAATCTTGACATAATAAAGGAAGAGTTGAATCCGTAGTTAAATACATGAAGTATAACTTCGCAGCAAACAGACTGTTCACAGATATTAGGACCTTTAATCAAGAGTGTTGGGATTGGCTTGAAAGGACTGCCAATGCTAAAGTCCATGGAACAACAAAAAAGGTACCAGCAGAAGTGTTTGCCCTTGAAAAACAACATCTTCAGCCGATACCACCTACAATTGTTACTAAAGATAGTTTAACAAGAACTGTAAGAAAAGACAATACAATTTTGTACTTAAGCAATAGATATACTGTTCCCATAGGAACTTATAAGCCAGGTGCTGAAGTAGGAATTAGTATTGACGGTGATAAACTAGTCATTACTGACAAGAAAGGAAATATAATTGCTAAACACAGTATTTCCACAGGAAAAGGAGAACTGATTAGAAACAGGAACCATTTAAGATGTTACGATTCTAAACTAGATGATATGTACGATAAGACCTTAGAAATGCTAGGTGGAAGTGAAATAGCCAAGTTACTCTTAGAGACCATAAAGAAAGAAAAAGGCAGGTATATCCGTGAACAATTTGGCCTAATTAAATCTATAGTGCAAAAGTATTCTAGTGAGACCCTAGATAAGGCATTAGAATTTTGCTATAAGAATAACCTCAACAGTGCCGTAGATATCAGAGATGCAGCAGAGCATTTTGATAGACAAGGAATAACAATGGTGGGTAAACCGCTACGTAAAAGCCTGCCTCCTCATTTAGCCGTTAAAACCGAAGTAAGAAAAATTGATACCTATACCTCTCTATATGGAGGTGAAGTAAAATGACAGTAACTTTAACAGAAGTAAAGAAGATGTTAAATGAGGTAAGGATGCCTTACAGTAGAGATAACATAGAAGAGTATTTGAAATTAGCTGTAAAAGAAGATATGACCTGTCTTGAGTTTGCTCATATGCTCTTGAGAAAAGAAACCTCTCACAAGAGCGAAATAGCCCTTCAAAAAAGGATCAAGCAAGCCAATTTTCCTTATGTAGCAACTATTGAAGACTTTGACTTTAGCTTTCAAACCTCTGTAACAAAAAGACAAATAACGCAGTTACTAGATATGAACTGGGTAGAGAAAGCCTTTAATTTATTATTTTTGGGCCCACCTAGCGTAGGTAAAACCCACCTTGCAGTATCATTAGGAATGAAAGCAGTAGAAATGGGGTATAAGGTTAGCTTTATTAGCATGGATCATTTAATCAAGCTTTTAAAGACTGAGGAGATATCAAATAAGAGCCAAAAAGCTCTGAAAAAGATAATGGCAAGTGATATGGTAGCGATAGATGAAGTTGGATATCTTCCTATCACAAGGCAAGAAGCTAATCAGTTCTTTCAACTGGTATCTGCTTTGTACCAGAATACCTCGATTATCATAACCTCAAATAAGGGGTTTGATGATTGGGTTGAAATCATGGGTGATCCTGTCATTACTACGGCCATTCTAGACCGGCTGGTTCATAACAGTGAGATCTTTAATATGACAGGTGATAGTTGGAGACTAAAGAATAGAAATACCATATTCAGTAATTAAACTGCCAAAAAAAGTTGCCGTTTTTTAGCCAAAAATACTTGCCAGTTACATAGCTCCCCTTGTCACTGAAACCTACAGTCAAAAAAATGCCACTGAGTACTTAGAGGAGGTTTGTGCTAGAAAGTATAGCCCTCCTGGTGGACTAAAGAATGAATTTGCTCCTGCTACACTTAAGGATTGGCTGCGGCTATACCGAAAGTTTGGCATTGATGGCCTTTACCCTAAATCTAGATCAGACAAAGGGACTTTAAGAAAGATGCCTGATAAGGTCAAAGAGTATATTGTATCTAGTAAGCTTGCTCATCCTAAAAAGACTGCTAAGACAATATACCAAGAAATGATTGTTACCGGATTAGCTTCATGTAACGATTTGTCTTTATCTACCGTGCAAAGATATATATCTAAAAACAAGCTAACTATCAAAAGCCTTGAACCTGTAGATAGAAAGGCCTTTGAATTTGAGTTTGCTAATGATTGTTGGCAATCGGATATCTCTGTTGGCCCCTACCTAAATTTAAATGGCAAGAAGCAAAAGACTCACTTATTTGCTATTTTGGATGACGCTTCTAGGTTGGTAGTACATTGTGAGGCTTTCTTTTCTGAAGGTTTCCCATCACTATTATCAACTTTTAAGACTGCAGTAGCCAAAAGAGGAGTTCCTAAAAAGTTATTTGTTGATAATGGCAAGGTGTATCACAGCAGTCAACTCCAGTTTATATGCGCTTCAATTGGTTCCATCGTATCCTTCGCAAGGCCATACAGTCCACAATCCAAGGGTTATGTTAAGACTTTCGTTATGTAAAGCTGATGAAACTAAAACTCTAAAATACTATGATTGATGCTGATACATCTTTACATAATAATTGATTAGAAGTGTTATTTATAAATTAAACATCACAAGGAGGGTTTGATTTATGATAACAGATTTTAAGACATTGATTACTTTGTGTGAAGATGAGTTGAACATTCGGCAGTATAATGCTTCATATCAGCGAAGTATCCTAGCGGAGTGGGGGAATCTTACAAAATGGATGACTTTAAACAAGTTTAAGGATTTTACCGAGTCTATTGGTTTCCAATACTTAGATGAGACTTTAGGGACCCATATTTCTGTCAAGGGTCTAGCGAACGGTAAAAAGCTACGTTTACGTGCAGTCCGTATGCTCTCTTCTTATCAAAAGGATGGTGATTTTGAATTCCGTACGCCACGAATTGAGAGAGTTTTTTATGGAGATATAGGCAATGAAATGTTATTGTATCTATCCTACCTTAGAAGTGAAAAAAATCTTTCTGAGAGTACACTCAAAAATAAGGAACAGTATTTATATGATTTCTTCTGTTATCTAGAAAAAAAATCGCTTAAATTGAATAATCTTTCTGTTGAAACAATGGAGGATTTTTTTAGTTCTATGAAATATTCACTCGCATCTAGGCACAACTGCGGTTCAGCGCTACGCATTTATTTTAGATATGCATATGAAAATGGAATTTCCAAATCAGACAGTTCGTTGTTAATTTTAAAAGATAATTACAACCATAACTGTAAGCTCCCCACAACTTACGAAGAAGACGAAATTCGCACAATCATTTCCTCAGTTGAGCGAACCTCTGCCACTGGGAAAAGGGATTATTTGATTTTGCTCCTTGCCGCTGAATATGGATGGCGATCAAATGATATTGTGAACTTTCAGTTTAACCAAATAGACTGGGAGAAAAATATCGTTTGTTTCAACCAACATAAAACTGATATGGCAGTAGAATATCCTCTACTATCTTCAATTGGTAATGCCATTATTGACTATTTGAAGCACGGTAGGCCGTCAACAGATGTACAGGAAATCATCGTTTCCACAGAATCATCAAAAAGGGGTCGGCCACTTTCAACACCGACGATACATTCTATTGTAACGAAGTACATGCGTAAGGCAAACATAAAGAACTGGAAAAACAAGAAACACGGTCCACATTCTCTACGCCACAGCCTAGCTACAAACATGCTAAAAAAGAATGTATCTATGCCCATAATCAGTTCCGTGCTTGGACACCAGAATACTGAAACAACCAAGATATATCTGAAAGTAGATATCGAAAAGTTACGATTATGCCCACTTTCCTTGCCAATAATATCTTCAAAACATTACATGGCAGGGAGGTGTAAGCATGAGTAGACCAATGTTTAAATCTATTTTTTCTGAGGAAATGTATCATTATTTAGACCATATGGTAGCAACGGGTCATAAAGAAGTAAGTTTTTGCAAGCATTTACGGCTGTTTGACCGATTTTGTACTGAAAATGAAATACTTCAGCCAGTATTCAATAGTCAACATGCAATGAAATGGATTCAACGGAAAGAAAACGAAGCTAGTACCACCCATTATTCTCGAATCAATGGAATTAAGCAATTTCTGATCTATCTCTGTCGTAAAGGATATGAAATCTTTGTGACAAGAGATGTATGTTTCAAGCAAACAGATTTCCAACCATATATTTATGCGGAAGATGAGATAGCAAGATATTTTCATGCAGTTGATACATATGAATCTGCACGTAATCGTAAGGACAGCATTCAACTACCAATCCTTTTCCGATTACTCTACTGCTGTGGAACTAGAATTAACGAAACGCTTGGTATCAGAAAACAGGATGTGGACCTTGAGGATGGAATCATTAAGCTATTTGAAACAAAGAACAATAATGAGCGTTATATCGTGTTAAACGAAGAGATGGCCGGT comes from Alkalicella caledoniensis and encodes:
- a CDS encoding DDE-type integrase/transposase/recombinase, with translation MVRWKMYSDIHHFKDIGLNKTQVANRLNLNYKTVRKYWDVTPDEFLEIQKSRKARKLDKYHDPILTWLKQFPDISTAQIHDWLLEHYQDKTIKDRTLRNYIMDLRKKHNIPKQRTARQYQAVVDPPMGYQLQVDFGETKLRSTNGGKTKVYGMGAVLSNSRFKYSEWVDKPFTTSTLISMLNHCFEYIGGVPKELVFDQDKIATVNENYGDIIYTYEFEKYKKTMGFKVHLCKAYDPESKGYVKTFVM
- a CDS encoding tyrosine-type recombinase/integrase, translating into MKSTDFAMYLNKYFTVYLPNVKGMTPLTIDSYRYTFILFLTCLQEELNISANRVQMSDLSYKNVLLFLEWLQKQRLNSISTRNQRQAAINSFVRFLMYEFPECLDNYQRIVGIPIKKAPQKEISYMKTDGVKLMMSQIDVASSGGLRDYVMLSLLYTTGMRVSELISIRVKDLSLYEPYTLLLRGKGHKSRYVPLMKDIIPFIHQYLVQEGYDRQEKLSEWLFKNHMKSQLTRQGINYLVGKYAKRAREINSEIIPADFSPHKMRHTTAMGLVDSGVDLIYIRDLLGHVSVKTTEVYAKAEVSRKREAIEAASKEIVPPEKAQWDNNTDLKQWLKTFNR
- a CDS encoding tyrosine-type recombinase/integrase gives rise to the protein MSRPMFKSIFSEEMYHYLDHMVATGHKEVSFCKHLRLFDRFCTENEILQPVFNSQHAMKWIQRKENEASTTHYSRINGIKQFLIYLCRKGYEIFVTRDVCFKQTDFQPYIYAEDEIARYFHAVDTYESARNRKDSIQLPILFRLLYCCGTRINETLGIRKQDVDLEDGIIKLFETKNNNERYIVLNEEMAGLMCQYAQKCFYLLDEKDYIFTKSNGSRLDGEALYERHRLFLQKARIPYIGGGRGPRLHDWRHTFSVQSFKQMVDSGLDMYVALPILSSYLGHKTIYATERYVRLTMSLYPYIEDRFKDKVNKVFGEVDKHEIH
- a CDS encoding DDE-type integrase/transposase/recombinase codes for the protein MPDKVKEYIVSSKLAHPKKTAKTIYQEMIVTGLASCNDLSLSTVQRYISKNKLTIKSLEPVDRKAFEFEFANDCWQSDISVGPYLNLNGKKQKTHLFAILDDASRLVVHCEAFFSEGFPSLLSTFKTAVAKRGVPKKLFVDNGKVYHSSQLQFICASIGSIVSFARPYSPQSKGYVKTFVM
- a CDS encoding site-specific integrase, which produces MITDFKTLITLCEDELNIRQYNASYQRSILAEWGNLTKWMTLNKFKDFTESIGFQYLDETLGTHISVKGLANGKKLRLRAVRMLSSYQKDGDFEFRTPRIERVFYGDIGNEMLLYLSYLRSEKNLSESTLKNKEQYLYDFFCYLEKKSLKLNNLSVETMEDFFSSMKYSLASRHNCGSALRIYFRYAYENGISKSDSSLLILKDNYNHNCKLPTTYEEDEIRTIISSVERTSATGKRDYLILLLAAEYGWRSNDIVNFQFNQIDWEKNIVCFNQHKTDMAVEYPLLSSIGNAIIDYLKHGRPSTDVQEIIVSTESSKRGRPLSTPTIHSIVTKYMRKANIKNWKNKKHGPHSLRHSLATNMLKKNVSMPIISSVLGHQNTETTKIYLKVDIEKLRLCPLSLPIISSKHYMAGRCKHE
- a CDS encoding Mu transposase domain-containing protein, which translates into the protein MKYNFAANRLFTDIRTFNQECWDWLERTANAKVHGTTKKVPAEVFALEKQHLQPIPPTIVTKDSLTRTVRKDNTILYLSNRYTVPIGTYKPGAEVGISIDGDKLVITDKKGNIIAKHSISTGKGELIRNRNHLRCYDSKLDDMYDKTLEMLGGSEIAKLLLETIKKEKGRYIREQFGLIKSIVQKYSSETLDKALEFCYKNNLNSAVDIRDAAEHFDRQGITMVGKPLRKSLPPHLAVKTEVRKIDTYTSLYGGEVK
- a CDS encoding tyrosine-type recombinase/integrase gives rise to the protein MSRPMFKSIFSEEMYHYLDHMVATGHKEVSFCKHLRLFDRFCTENEILQPVFNSQHAMKWIQRKENEASTTHYSRINGIKQFLIYLCRKGYEIFVTRDVCFKQTDFQPYIYAEDEIARYFHAVDTYESARNRKDSIQLPILFRLLYCCGTRINETLGIRKQDVDLEDGIIKLFETKNNNERYIVLNEEMAGLMCQYAQKCFYLLDEKDYIFTKSNGSRLDGEALYERHRLFLQKARIPYIGGGRGPRLHDWRHTFSVQSFKQMVDSGLDMYVALPILSSYLGHKTIYATERYVRLTMSLYPYIEDRFKDKVNKVFGEVDKHEIH
- the istB gene encoding IS21-like element helper ATPase IstB, giving the protein MTVTLTEVKKMLNEVRMPYSRDNIEEYLKLAVKEDMTCLEFAHMLLRKETSHKSEIALQKRIKQANFPYVATIEDFDFSFQTSVTKRQITQLLDMNWVEKAFNLLFLGPPSVGKTHLAVSLGMKAVEMGYKVSFISMDHLIKLLKTEEISNKSQKALKKIMASDMVAIDEVGYLPITRQEANQFFQLVSALYQNTSIIITSNKGFDDWVEIMGDPVITTAILDRLVHNSEIFNMTGDSWRLKNRNTIFSN